The following are from one region of the Natronosporangium hydrolyticum genome:
- a CDS encoding CDP-alcohol phosphatidyltransferase family protein, giving the protein MPRLSWRARATSRRRLTADSPRPVGRRRWTGRFRQGGVLARRVLRVSHRRRAGDGRIPDVYPTRPPHPEGDPVVTHPLAEPPRMRNAAPPAAAPPVLVPTAAAPITAETTVAPDPTSAASALLPGERTAARQLSFAVVNGCTLASLSLGLLAILLAMRGDVQTAAICLLACVICDGMDGVLARRLGVSSPFGAQLDSLADMAAFGIAAPVVVYATLAGAVPPAPAALVCAMVAAAAAIRLARFNVSVKDSRYFTGVPTTMAAGVLAVTVLVDLPLPPAVLLLGVAALAIAMVSNFPYATLVRLLRLPVWLWLAPLAGFLADPRLTFVVLIGAYLLSGPLLWVHQRRRLG; this is encoded by the coding sequence GTGCCGAGACTTTCGTGGCGCGCACGGGCCACGTCCCGGCGTCGGCTGACCGCCGACAGCCCCCGCCCGGTCGGGCGGCGGCGATGGACCGGCCGGTTCCGGCAAGGTGGGGTGCTGGCCCGCCGGGTGCTGCGGGTGAGTCACCGCCGCCGCGCCGGTGACGGGCGCATCCCCGACGTCTATCCAACCCGGCCACCACACCCGGAGGGGGACCCGGTCGTCACCCACCCACTGGCTGAGCCACCCCGGATGCGCAACGCCGCCCCACCGGCGGCGGCGCCGCCGGTCCTCGTGCCGACCGCAGCGGCGCCCATCACTGCCGAAACCACCGTCGCACCCGACCCGACCAGCGCCGCATCCGCGCTGCTGCCGGGGGAGCGGACCGCCGCCCGGCAGCTCAGCTTCGCGGTGGTCAACGGCTGCACCCTGGCGAGCCTGTCGCTGGGGTTGCTGGCGATCCTGCTGGCCATGCGCGGCGACGTGCAGACCGCCGCGATCTGCCTGCTCGCCTGCGTCATCTGCGACGGGATGGACGGCGTGCTGGCCCGCCGGCTCGGGGTGAGCAGCCCGTTCGGCGCCCAGCTCGATTCGTTGGCAGACATGGCTGCGTTCGGGATCGCCGCCCCGGTGGTCGTCTACGCGACGCTCGCCGGGGCCGTGCCGCCCGCACCGGCCGCGCTGGTCTGCGCCATGGTGGCGGCGGCCGCCGCGATCCGGCTGGCCCGATTCAACGTGTCGGTCAAAGACAGCCGTTACTTCACCGGTGTCCCCACCACCATGGCGGCCGGGGTGCTCGCGGTGACCGTCCTGGTGGACCTGCCCCTGCCGCCGGCGGTGCTGCTGCTCGGGGTGGCCGCGCTCGCGATCGCGATGGTCTCCAACTTCCCCTACGCCACGCTGGTCCGGCTACTGCGGCTGCCGGTCTGGTTGTGGCTCGCGCCGCTGGCGGGGTTCCTCGCCGATCCGCGGCTGACCTTCGTCGTACTGATCGGGGCGTACCTGCTCTCCGGGCCGTTGCTCTGGGTCCACCAGCGCCGCCGCCTCGGCTGA
- a CDS encoding phosphatidylserine decarboxylase, which produces MNESALGQPDPPDRPGLLGALRAATIGARAARALVHELARRPGPKTALLVGVGPDSPVLTAAIDALLPEDSLAVVATDPPAMRTHIAAQGSWVRDRVQVLAATTAADPADVVVIAEPLTGEADAARETLTELAKLVTAGGVLTAATVALPGLAVGAAAELDRHAALYGVGSDLVLWNAPPVRIHRLRWAAADPGAAERLTATDRPSSVPLTRELHIDSNGVAAAGITLGLAALAKLARPRSRLWLLPAAATLPIAAFFRDPQRDLPDDDGSLVIAASDGKVLSVEHVSDDRFSPDGATVDYLRIAVFLSVLDVHVNRAPVAGQVVDYQLEDGGYAPAMNAEAEHNVAAYTVLDTGPRGRVVVAQRTGLLARRIVQRAPVGAQLARGERFGLIRFGSRTDVYLPAEGVEPLVAPDDRVLGGTTPIARFRR; this is translated from the coding sequence ATGAACGAGTCCGCCCTCGGCCAACCCGACCCACCCGACCGGCCGGGCCTGCTCGGTGCGCTGCGCGCCGCCACGATCGGCGCCCGGGCCGCCCGCGCCCTGGTCCACGAGCTTGCTCGCCGCCCCGGCCCGAAGACCGCGCTGCTGGTCGGGGTCGGCCCCGACAGCCCGGTCCTCACCGCTGCGATCGACGCCCTGCTACCGGAGGACTCCCTGGCGGTGGTCGCCACCGACCCACCCGCGATGCGTACCCACATCGCCGCGCAGGGCAGCTGGGTACGCGACCGGGTGCAGGTGCTCGCCGCGACGACCGCGGCGGACCCCGCCGACGTGGTGGTGATCGCTGAACCGTTGACCGGTGAGGCGGACGCTGCCCGAGAGACCCTGACCGAGCTCGCGAAGCTGGTGACCGCCGGGGGCGTGCTCACGGCCGCCACGGTGGCACTGCCGGGGCTAGCCGTCGGCGCCGCCGCCGAGCTGGATCGCCACGCCGCGCTCTACGGCGTCGGCTCCGACCTGGTGCTATGGAACGCGCCCCCGGTCCGCATCCACCGGCTGCGGTGGGCCGCCGCCGACCCGGGCGCAGCAGAGCGGCTGACCGCGACCGACCGACCGTCGAGCGTCCCGCTCACCCGCGAGCTCCACATCGACTCGAACGGGGTCGCCGCCGCCGGCATCACACTGGGGTTGGCGGCGCTGGCTAAGCTGGCCCGCCCGCGCAGCCGGCTGTGGTTGCTCCCCGCGGCGGCGACGCTGCCGATCGCCGCGTTCTTCCGGGATCCGCAGCGGGACCTGCCCGACGACGACGGCTCGCTGGTGATCGCCGCGAGCGACGGCAAGGTGCTCTCGGTCGAGCACGTCAGCGACGACCGGTTCAGCCCGGACGGCGCCACGGTCGACTATCTTCGGATCGCGGTCTTCCTGTCGGTGCTCGATGTCCATGTCAACCGGGCCCCGGTCGCCGGGCAGGTCGTCGACTACCAGCTTGAGGACGGCGGCTACGCGCCGGCGATGAACGCCGAAGCCGAGCACAACGTCGCCGCGTACACGGTGCTCGACACCGGTCCGCGGGGGCGGGTGGTGGTGGCGCAGCGCACCGGGCTGCTCGCCCGGCGGATCGTGCAGCGAGCTCCGGTCGGCGCCCAGCTGGCGCGGGGCGAACGCTTCGGCCTGATCCGGTTCGGCTCCCGGACCGACGTCTACCTACCCGCCGAGGGGGTCGAGCCGCTGGTCGCCCCGGACGACCGGGTGCTGGGCGGCACCACCCCGATCGCACGTTTCCGCCGTTGA
- a CDS encoding PspC domain-containing protein, with product MDENPGHREAHRQGRPPSLAERYGLVRPRQGRYVAGVCVVLGRATGTDPVLWRVLLAVLVCFGGIGVLAYLAVWLLTPEEGDTASPVEAVLGRGHSATPSLLVVVLSIVALVTMLITMSRPGQVVLLGAAVVLVVVLMQRQQRGPTGAGTPPAPPPTPPTPPTEPPDATDATEPTDATEPTAATEPTAATEPGPGGEQPGPAEPPAEPPARRRTISDLASTPPAATPVTVPIEPPNPPSPPTPTSAPFAGPRAYPEAFAPHGPFAQPAPPRPAAPPPRPRPPKERSALPLLTFLTMVIGVGGLGVLDLTGVTSVPVAGYVAAGLAVVGAGLLVGAWMGRGRSLIVLGVVLALALPTAHLAAGWTPPEHVATNVQWRPSSAADLQPEYAVAFGEGVLDLRGLDFAGERHELTARVDGGEIRIHVPRDVSVTIEVDARAGNATIFGADDITGLSTTQTLEYPAVEEPVAGELVLLLSVRFGHIGVTR from the coding sequence ATGGACGAGAACCCGGGGCACCGCGAAGCGCACCGTCAGGGTCGGCCACCGTCGCTAGCGGAGCGGTACGGACTGGTGCGCCCCCGGCAGGGACGCTACGTGGCCGGGGTGTGCGTCGTGCTCGGGCGGGCGACCGGCACCGACCCGGTGCTGTGGCGGGTGCTGCTGGCGGTGCTGGTCTGCTTCGGCGGCATCGGCGTGCTCGCCTATCTGGCGGTGTGGCTGCTGACCCCGGAGGAGGGGGACACCGCCTCACCGGTCGAGGCGGTGCTGGGGCGCGGCCACTCGGCCACTCCGTCGCTGCTCGTCGTCGTGCTGTCGATCGTCGCGTTGGTGACGATGCTGATAACTATGTCCCGCCCCGGCCAGGTGGTGTTGCTCGGCGCAGCGGTGGTGCTCGTCGTGGTGCTGATGCAACGGCAGCAGCGAGGCCCGACGGGAGCGGGCACGCCGCCGGCTCCCCCACCGACACCACCGACGCCACCCACCGAGCCGCCGGACGCGACGGACGCGACCGAGCCGACGGACGCGACCGAGCCGACGGCGGCAACCGAGCCGACGGCGGCAACCGAGCCCGGGCCGGGCGGCGAGCAACCCGGGCCGGCCGAACCACCGGCCGAACCACCGGCTCGCCGTCGCACCATCTCCGACCTGGCGTCCACACCGCCGGCGGCCACCCCGGTGACCGTTCCTATCGAGCCGCCGAACCCACCGAGCCCGCCGACCCCGACCTCGGCTCCGTTCGCCGGTCCCCGGGCCTACCCGGAGGCGTTCGCCCCGCACGGTCCGTTCGCCCAGCCTGCGCCGCCGCGCCCGGCAGCGCCGCCGCCCCGACCGCGGCCACCCAAGGAACGCTCGGCGCTGCCCCTACTCACGTTCCTCACCATGGTGATTGGAGTCGGCGGGCTCGGCGTACTCGACCTCACCGGGGTCACCAGCGTCCCGGTCGCCGGGTACGTCGCCGCCGGGCTGGCCGTGGTCGGCGCCGGTCTGCTGGTCGGTGCCTGGATGGGTCGGGGCAGGTCACTGATCGTGCTCGGGGTGGTGCTCGCGCTGGCGCTGCCGACCGCACACCTCGCCGCCGGCTGGACCCCACCGGAGCACGTCGCCACCAATGTGCAATGGCGTCCGAGCAGCGCCGCCGACCTGCAGCCGGAGTACGCGGTGGCGTTCGGGGAGGGAGTCCTCGACTTGCGCGGTCTAGACTTCGCTGGCGAGCGTCACGAGCTGACCGCGCGAGTCGACGGCGGCGAGATCCGGATCCACGTGCCACGGGACGTCTCGGTCACGATCGAGGTCGACGCCCGGGCGGGCAACGCGACGATCTTCGGCGCCGACGACATCACCGGGTTGAGTACCACCCAGACCCTGGAGTACCCGGCGGTCGAGGAGCCCGTCGCCGGCGAACTCGTTCTCCTCCTTTCCGTACGCTTCGGACATATAGGGGTAACCCGATGA
- a CDS encoding ATP-binding protein: MDIAASPSPRLYRSREHRLAAGVAAGIAAHLGLPVLAVRAVFVGLLGFNGLGVLLYAIFWAVLPVDPAGGPDRAESRRVLPLLGFAGLALVVLVFRALTVDDQPATAALGWLTALIAVGAGIIWHQTSGAATTRRPAGSGPELGNGAGGNAWLGAVLTETGRRAYLLRFIGGGGLIAVGMIGLVAFFAPVGGGIAATMNGLLFALLALSGVALVSAPLLWRIFGALREEREARIREQERAEFAAMVHDEVLHTLALIQRNAESGSTVYRLARAQERTLRNWLYKPTGSPSERLSAALEQAAGEVEDAYGITVEVVLVGSDAEVGVGDRVQALVAAAREALVNAGRHAQVATVSLYAEVEPDQVNVFVRDRGVGFDPTQINGGRHGVRGSIVGRMERHGGSAKIISSAGEGTEVRLWLPLRATPATATTGTAAADPEEGTA, from the coding sequence ATCGACATCGCAGCGTCGCCGTCCCCGCGGCTGTACCGCTCGCGGGAGCACCGGTTGGCGGCCGGTGTGGCCGCCGGGATCGCGGCCCACCTGGGCTTGCCGGTGCTGGCGGTGCGGGCGGTCTTCGTCGGGCTGCTGGGCTTCAACGGTCTCGGCGTGCTGCTCTACGCAATCTTCTGGGCGGTGTTGCCGGTCGACCCGGCCGGGGGGCCGGACCGGGCCGAGTCGCGGCGGGTGCTACCACTGCTCGGGTTCGCCGGGCTGGCCCTGGTGGTGCTGGTTTTCCGGGCGCTGACCGTGGATGATCAGCCGGCGACCGCGGCCCTCGGCTGGCTGACCGCGTTGATCGCGGTCGGGGCCGGGATCATCTGGCACCAGACCAGCGGTGCGGCCACCACCCGGCGGCCGGCCGGCAGCGGCCCCGAGCTCGGTAACGGTGCTGGCGGCAACGCGTGGCTCGGGGCGGTCCTTACCGAGACCGGGCGACGCGCGTACCTGTTGCGCTTCATCGGCGGTGGTGGACTGATAGCGGTCGGGATGATCGGCCTGGTCGCGTTCTTCGCGCCGGTCGGCGGCGGCATCGCCGCGACGATGAACGGGCTGCTCTTCGCGCTGTTGGCGCTTAGCGGCGTGGCGCTGGTCTCGGCGCCGCTGCTGTGGCGGATCTTCGGCGCGCTGCGGGAGGAGCGGGAGGCGCGGATCCGGGAGCAGGAGCGGGCCGAGTTCGCGGCGATGGTGCATGACGAGGTGCTGCACACGCTGGCGTTGATCCAGCGCAACGCCGAGAGCGGCTCTACCGTCTATCGGCTGGCGCGGGCGCAGGAACGCACCCTACGGAACTGGCTCTACAAACCGACCGGTTCGCCGAGCGAGCGGTTGAGCGCGGCGTTGGAACAGGCCGCGGGCGAGGTCGAGGACGCGTACGGGATCACCGTGGAGGTGGTGCTGGTGGGCTCGGACGCTGAGGTGGGGGTTGGAGACCGGGTGCAGGCGCTGGTGGCGGCGGCACGGGAGGCGCTGGTCAACGCCGGCAGGCACGCGCAGGTGGCCACCGTCTCCCTCTACGCGGAGGTCGAGCCGGATCAGGTAAACGTCTTCGTCCGCGACCGTGGGGTCGGGTTCGACCCCACCCAGATCAACGGCGGTCGGCACGGCGTACGAGGGTCGATCGTCGGCCGGATGGAGCGGCACGGCGGCTCTGCGAAGATCATCAGCAGCGCGGGTGAGGGCACCGAGGTACGGCTGTGGCTGCCGCTGCGGGCCACCCCGGCTACAGCGACGACGGGTACGGCCGCGGCCGACCCGGAGGAGGGCACGGCATGA
- a CDS encoding LuxR C-terminal-related transcriptional regulator, whose product MSEQGDPGVPETGEAAAQPAPLRVFLVDDHAMFRAGVRAELGGQRPPDTSESGREPIELDVVGEASTVAEAVRQILVLRPDVVLLDVHMPDGGGRAVLEAVRREGGGATAVRFLALSVSDAAEDVIGLIRAGARGYVTKSISSQELAAAIRRVADGDAVFSPRLAGFVLDAFAARPDAPVADPELDQLTTREREVLRLLARGYAYKEIAKELFISIKTVETHVSNVLRKLQMSNRYELSRWAADRRLV is encoded by the coding sequence ATGAGCGAGCAGGGCGACCCGGGCGTACCGGAGACCGGTGAGGCGGCTGCGCAGCCGGCCCCGCTGCGGGTGTTTCTGGTGGACGATCATGCGATGTTCCGGGCGGGGGTCCGCGCCGAGCTGGGCGGCCAGCGGCCGCCGGACACCTCCGAATCGGGGCGGGAACCGATCGAGTTGGATGTTGTCGGCGAGGCCAGTACGGTCGCCGAGGCGGTACGGCAGATCCTGGTGTTACGCCCCGACGTGGTGCTGCTCGACGTGCATATGCCCGATGGTGGCGGCCGGGCGGTTCTGGAGGCGGTACGCCGCGAGGGGGGCGGCGCGACCGCGGTCCGGTTCCTGGCGCTCTCAGTCTCGGACGCGGCCGAGGATGTGATCGGGCTGATCCGGGCGGGCGCCCGCGGCTACGTCACGAAGAGCATCTCGTCGCAGGAGTTGGCGGCGGCGATCCGGCGGGTAGCCGACGGCGACGCGGTCTTCAGCCCACGGCTGGCCGGCTTCGTGCTGGATGCGTTCGCCGCCCGTCCCGACGCCCCGGTGGCCGACCCGGAGCTGGACCAGCTGACCACCCGGGAACGCGAGGTGCTCCGGCTGCTGGCCCGCGGGTACGCGTACAAGGAGATCGCCAAGGAGCTCTTCATCTCGATCAAGACGGTCGAGACGCATGTTTCGAACGTCCTGCGCAAGCTGCAGATGTCCAACCGGTACGAATTGTCCCGGTGGGCGGCGGACCGCCGGCTGGTCTAG
- a CDS encoding chorismate mutase, whose protein sequence is MMSTTTAPSQPTASSPDAEIADLRARIDEIDSALVDLWRERAALSQRVGAARVAAGGTRLVLAREREILDRFHRDLGPVGTQLGLLVLRAGRGPL, encoded by the coding sequence ATGATGAGCACCACCACGGCCCCTAGTCAGCCCACCGCCAGCTCTCCCGACGCCGAGATCGCGGACCTGCGAGCCCGCATCGACGAGATCGACTCCGCGCTGGTCGATTTGTGGCGAGAACGAGCGGCCCTCTCCCAGCGGGTCGGCGCGGCCCGGGTCGCCGCCGGCGGCACCCGGTTGGTGCTCGCCCGGGAGCGGGAGATCCTCGACCGTTTCCACCGCGACCTGGGCCCGGTCGGCACCCAGCTGGGTCTGCTGGTGCTGCGGGCCGGCCGCGGACCGCTATAA
- the pcrA gene encoding DNA helicase PcrA codes for MRGLSETSLFDAPAAPARPAPSRDPGALLAGLNGPQGEAVTHAGSPLLIVAGAGSGKTRVLTHRIAYLLAARDVHPGEIIAITFTNKAAGEMKERVAALVGGRARLMWVSTFHSACVRILRAEHEHAGLKSSFSIYDADDSRRLMQLVTRELDLDPKRYPARALAAQVSNLKNELIDPADFAADAKGPQQRALAEAYELYQRRLREAHALDFDDLIMTTVHLLQAKPAVAEKYRRRFRHVLVDEYQDTNHAQYMLIKELVGASGAEPPPAELCVVGDADQSIYAFRGATIRNILEFERDYPEARTILLEQNYRSTQTILNAANAVIDRNSGRKPKRLWSDQGTGERIVGYVADSEHAEADWIAREVDRLADAGEARFSEVAIFYRTNSQSRVFEEVFIRLGLPYKVVGGVRFYERREVRDALAYLRAVANLDDTVSVRRILNTPRRGIGDRAQACVEALASRERISFGAALRRAAEAPGIASRAANACRDFVGLLDELAGLADEGGPEGVLEAALHRSGYLATLEESTDPQDAGRLENLQELVSVAREYTERAESLAEAQPPTLAGFLEQVALVADADQLPDPADPEQSGVVTLMTLHTAKGLEFPVVFLTGLEEGVFPHLRSLSDQRELEEERRLAYVGVTRAQQRLYLTRAVTRSAWGQPQYNPASRFLEELPPELVRWERTADAVTSWGGVGGRAERTGERPGSAKAARLAEQLGVSGAGLTTAADLPSVPSVEAGDRINHQRYGLGRVLAVQGAGARAQAQIDFGDQVLWLVLRHAPIEKV; via the coding sequence ATGCGCGGACTCTCTGAGACTTCACTCTTCGATGCGCCGGCCGCCCCGGCGCGCCCAGCGCCCAGCCGTGACCCCGGCGCGCTGCTCGCCGGCCTGAACGGGCCGCAGGGCGAGGCGGTCACTCACGCCGGCTCGCCGCTGCTGATCGTCGCCGGGGCCGGCTCCGGCAAGACCCGGGTGCTCACCCACCGGATCGCCTACCTGCTGGCCGCGCGGGATGTCCACCCTGGCGAGATCATCGCCATTACCTTCACCAACAAAGCCGCCGGCGAGATGAAGGAGCGGGTCGCCGCACTGGTCGGTGGCCGGGCGCGGCTGATGTGGGTGTCGACCTTCCACTCCGCGTGTGTCCGCATCCTGCGAGCCGAGCATGAGCACGCCGGGCTGAAGTCGAGCTTCTCGATCTACGACGCGGACGACTCCCGGCGGCTGATGCAGCTGGTCACGCGCGAGCTCGACCTCGACCCCAAGCGCTACCCCGCCCGGGCGCTCGCGGCGCAGGTGAGCAACCTGAAAAATGAACTCATCGACCCGGCGGACTTCGCCGCCGACGCCAAAGGGCCGCAGCAGCGGGCGCTTGCCGAGGCGTACGAGCTTTACCAGCGGCGGCTGCGGGAGGCCCACGCCCTCGACTTCGACGATCTGATCATGACGACCGTGCACCTGCTACAGGCCAAGCCGGCGGTGGCGGAGAAGTACCGGCGTCGGTTCCGGCATGTCCTGGTCGACGAGTATCAAGACACCAACCACGCCCAGTACATGCTGATCAAGGAGCTGGTCGGCGCGAGCGGGGCGGAACCACCGCCGGCCGAGCTGTGCGTCGTCGGCGACGCCGACCAGTCGATCTACGCGTTCCGGGGCGCGACCATCCGCAATATCCTGGAGTTCGAGCGCGACTACCCCGAGGCCCGGACGATCCTGCTGGAGCAGAACTACCGCTCCACGCAGACCATCCTCAACGCCGCCAACGCGGTGATCGACCGCAACTCCGGGCGGAAGCCGAAGCGGCTCTGGAGCGACCAGGGTACGGGCGAGCGGATCGTCGGATACGTCGCCGACTCGGAGCACGCCGAGGCCGACTGGATCGCCCGGGAGGTGGACCGGCTCGCCGACGCGGGGGAAGCCCGCTTCAGCGAGGTGGCCATCTTCTACCGGACGAACTCCCAGTCCCGGGTCTTCGAAGAGGTGTTCATCCGGCTGGGGCTGCCGTACAAGGTCGTCGGTGGGGTGCGCTTCTACGAGCGTCGGGAGGTTCGCGACGCACTGGCGTACCTGCGCGCGGTGGCGAACCTCGACGACACCGTGAGCGTCCGGCGGATCCTCAACACCCCCCGGCGGGGGATCGGCGACCGCGCTCAGGCCTGCGTCGAGGCGCTCGCCTCCCGGGAGCGAATCTCCTTCGGCGCCGCCCTGCGCCGCGCCGCTGAGGCGCCAGGCATCGCCAGCCGGGCGGCGAACGCCTGCCGCGACTTCGTGGGGCTGCTGGACGAGCTCGCCGGGCTCGCCGACGAGGGCGGCCCGGAGGGGGTGCTGGAGGCGGCGCTGCACCGCAGCGGCTACCTCGCCACCCTGGAGGAGAGCACCGACCCGCAGGACGCCGGCCGGTTGGAGAACCTCCAAGAGTTGGTCAGCGTGGCCCGCGAGTACACGGAGCGGGCCGAGAGCCTGGCGGAGGCGCAGCCGCCGACGCTCGCCGGTTTCCTGGAGCAGGTGGCGCTGGTCGCCGACGCGGATCAGCTTCCCGACCCCGCAGACCCGGAGCAGAGCGGGGTGGTCACCCTGATGACGCTGCACACCGCGAAGGGCCTGGAGTTCCCGGTGGTCTTCCTGACCGGGCTGGAGGAGGGGGTCTTCCCGCACCTGCGGTCGCTGTCGGACCAACGGGAGCTGGAGGAGGAGCGGCGGCTGGCCTACGTCGGGGTGACCCGGGCCCAACAGCGGCTCTACCTCACCCGGGCGGTGACCCGGTCGGCCTGGGGCCAGCCGCAGTACAACCCCGCCTCTCGGTTTCTGGAGGAGTTGCCGCCGGAGCTGGTCCGTTGGGAGCGGACCGCCGACGCGGTCACCTCGTGGGGCGGCGTCGGTGGGCGGGCGGAGCGGACGGGGGAGCGTCCCGGGTCGGCGAAGGCGGCGCGCCTGGCCGAACAGCTCGGGGTCTCGGGCGCGGGCCTCACCACCGCAGCCGACCTACCGTCGGTGCCGTCAGTCGAGGCCGGTGACCGGATCAATCATCAGCGGTACGGGTTGGGGCGGGTGCTGGCGGTGCAGGGAGCCGGTGCCCGGGCCCAGGCCCAGATCGACTTCGGGGACCAGGTGCTCTGGCTGGTGCTGCGGCACGCCCCGATCGAAAAGGTCTGA
- a CDS encoding M23 family metallopeptidase — protein sequence MLEKFLRRGRSNPGTDRDHQPNPGAATGGAQHRDRIDVIRHRSRSAIATASNHGRQFVDNVREQVRRLTPVAADHGRRLLNTATATRRSQALVAVAAVLMLAAGGALTAQASVFDRSPATSEASELPESDGADDPLAEREQDTERGDRGDRSGSESGRDREDSGEARGAAPDESPSPEPEPEPEPEPEPTESESEPEPEPEPSETTEEQPDWVHPMPDGRTTSCFGQRWGTLHAGVDLAYPNGGPIHAAGAGTVTHAGWVFGGYGISVVIDHQDGHFTHYAHASETRVSVGDTVEPGEVIALEGSTGDSTGPHLHFEVHQGMWNQVEPTQWMSNRGVNIDGC from the coding sequence CCCTGGTACCGACCGCGACCACCAACCCAACCCCGGCGCCGCCACCGGCGGCGCCCAGCACCGGGACCGGATCGACGTGATCCGGCACCGCAGTCGTAGCGCCATCGCGACCGCGAGCAACCACGGCCGCCAATTCGTCGACAACGTCCGAGAGCAGGTCCGCCGGCTCACCCCGGTAGCCGCCGATCACGGCCGGCGGCTACTGAACACCGCCACCGCCACCCGCCGCAGCCAGGCGCTGGTGGCGGTCGCGGCGGTACTCATGCTCGCCGCTGGCGGAGCACTCACCGCCCAAGCCTCGGTCTTCGACCGGAGCCCCGCGACCAGCGAGGCGAGCGAACTCCCGGAGTCGGACGGAGCGGACGACCCGCTCGCCGAGCGGGAACAGGACACTGAACGCGGCGACCGCGGTGACCGCTCCGGCTCCGAGTCCGGCCGGGACCGGGAGGACTCGGGCGAAGCCCGCGGGGCGGCCCCCGACGAGTCGCCCTCCCCGGAGCCGGAGCCGGAGCCGGAGCCGGAGCCGGAGCCAACCGAGTCGGAATCCGAGCCAGAGCCAGAGCCGGAGCCCTCGGAGACCACCGAGGAGCAGCCCGACTGGGTCCATCCGATGCCAGACGGCCGCACCACGTCCTGCTTCGGGCAGCGTTGGGGCACGCTGCACGCCGGTGTCGACCTCGCCTACCCGAACGGTGGTCCGATCCACGCGGCGGGCGCCGGCACGGTTACCCACGCTGGCTGGGTCTTCGGCGGCTACGGCATCTCGGTCGTAATCGACCATCAGGACGGGCACTTCACGCACTACGCCCACGCCTCCGAGACCCGAGTCTCGGTCGGTGACACCGTCGAGCCTGGCGAGGTCATCGCGCTGGAAGGGTCCACAGGCGACTCCACCGGCCCGCACCTGCACTTCGAGGTGCATCAGGGCATGTGGAACCAGGTGGAGCCCACCCAGTGGATGAGCAACCGAGGCGTGAACATCGACGGCTGCTGA